One segment of Campylobacter hominis ATCC BAA-381 DNA contains the following:
- a CDS encoding tRNA 2-thiocytidine(32) synthetase TtcA produces the protein MISKKLLRIVGQTNAKYKMFEEGDRILLGLSGGKDSLVLAHILKHFNSVSPLKWEFKAVTLSYGINENFEPLKKHLKEFEIPHDIIESNIFEFGKEKIRPNTTFCSFCSRMRRGYLYSYALKNGFNKLALAHHLDDAAESFFMNLGFNGALRTLAPKYKAENQIVIIRPLILARERQIRDCAIKNEMPIINEEESCPAKLYGGKMPTNRANTKLRLQALEKENPKFFISLKSAFENLHADTFF, from the coding sequence ATGATTAGCAAAAAATTGCTTAGAATAGTCGGACAGACAAATGCAAAATATAAAATGTTTGAAGAGGGCGATAGAATTTTGCTTGGGTTGAGCGGCGGTAAAGACAGTTTGGTTTTAGCGCATATTTTAAAGCATTTTAACTCTGTAAGTCCGCTAAAATGGGAATTTAAAGCAGTTACTTTAAGCTACGGGATAAATGAAAATTTTGAACCTTTAAAAAAACATCTTAAAGAATTTGAAATTCCGCACGATATCATCGAAAGCAATATTTTTGAGTTCGGTAAAGAAAAAATTCGTCCAAACACAACATTTTGCAGTTTTTGCAGCCGTATGAGACGCGGATATCTCTATTCTTACGCGCTTAAAAACGGCTTTAACAAACTTGCTTTGGCTCATCATTTAGATGACGCTGCGGAGAGTTTTTTTATGAATTTAGGCTTTAACGGCGCTTTAAGGACACTGGCGCCAAAATATAAAGCGGAAAACCAAATAGTGATTATCCGTCCTCTCATTTTGGCAAGAGAAAGACAAATCAGAGATTGCGCCATAAAAAATGAAATGCCGATAATAAACGAAGAAGAGAGCTGCCCTGCTAAACTTTACGGTGGCAAAATGCCTACAAATAGGGCAAATACAAAACTTCGCCTACAAGCACTTGAAAAAGAAAATCCGAAATTTTTTATCAGTTTAAAATCGGCTTTTGAAAATTTGCATGCGGATACGTTTTTTTAA
- the bioA gene encoding adenosylmethionine--8-amino-7-oxononanoate transaminase, producing MRQIFITATDTDMGKTFVTTAILKAFLDAEFEAVAIKPVQTGCEIKNGKMEAPDVSVYKKANKNNDYEPLYAFKFPASPHFSASLENSKIELDKILTYVKEFEKKHEILLVEGAGGLFVPLNENENFIDLMQILNYETVLVCKNVLGMINHTLLSIEALKMRGVDIRVLVVNFHDEQDTIAKSNLEYLKAHFNGIIVVLNKNETLKSASEKFKILTDNVPKKEQIDLEFDKKHLWHPYTSALNPLKAHGVKFAKGNKIYTDDGCLIDGMSSWWCAVNGYNNAVLNEVAISQINKFSHIMFGGLTHAPAINLGKKLLEILPEFDYVFYCDSGSVSVEVAMKMALQYQQNFDKNKTKFLTVLGGYHGDTFGAMSVCDPVNGMHFLFKDFLAKNLFAPRPNCPFDKPFDKKCLSEFDEIFSAHKDEIAAIILEPIVQGAGGMWFYHPKFLEHLRDICDKNGILLIFDEIATGFGRTGKMFAYNYTNIVPDIICIGKAMTGGFMSFAATLANKKTAHGISKNGGVFMHGPTFMANPLACAVAVKNIEILQDSNLEQNVSRIEKILKENLAKCKEISSVADVRVLGAIGVVEMKECVNVEALQEFFIQKGVFIRPFAKNIYIMPPFITPNNDLLKLCNAIYEAIKLKKFQF from the coding sequence ATGAGACAAATTTTTATAACGGCAACTGATACCGATATGGGTAAAACTTTCGTTACAACGGCGATTTTAAAAGCTTTTTTGGATGCTGAATTTGAAGCCGTCGCCATAAAACCTGTTCAAACAGGCTGTGAAATTAAAAATGGTAAAATGGAAGCACCTGATGTAAGCGTCTATAAAAAAGCGAATAAAAACAATGATTATGAGCCGCTTTATGCATTTAAATTTCCGGCTTCTCCGCATTTTAGTGCCTCTCTTGAAAATTCAAAAATTGAACTTGATAAAATTTTAACTTATGTAAAAGAGTTTGAAAAAAAGCACGAAATTTTGCTTGTCGAAGGTGCGGGCGGACTTTTTGTGCCATTAAACGAGAACGAAAATTTTATAGATTTAATGCAAATTTTAAATTATGAAACCGTTTTGGTATGTAAAAATGTGCTTGGAATGATAAATCATACGCTTTTAAGCATTGAGGCACTTAAAATGCGCGGCGTTGATATTCGCGTTTTGGTTGTAAATTTTCACGATGAACAAGATACGATTGCAAAATCGAACTTAGAGTATTTAAAGGCGCATTTTAACGGTATTATCGTTGTTTTAAACAAAAATGAAACGCTAAAAAGCGCAAGCGAAAAATTTAAAATTTTAACCGACAATGTTCCAAAAAAAGAGCAAATTGATTTAGAATTCGATAAAAAGCATCTTTGGCATCCTTATACTTCGGCTCTAAACCCGCTTAAAGCGCATGGCGTGAAATTTGCCAAAGGAAATAAAATTTACACGGATGATGGTTGTTTAATAGATGGAATGAGTTCCTGGTGGTGCGCTGTAAATGGTTATAATAACGCGGTTTTAAATGAAGTTGCGATTTCTCAGATAAACAAATTTTCTCACATTATGTTTGGCGGTCTGACTCATGCACCGGCTATAAATTTAGGTAAAAAGCTTCTTGAAATTTTGCCTGAGTTCGATTATGTTTTTTACTGCGACAGCGGTTCTGTAAGCGTGGAAGTTGCGATGAAAATGGCGCTTCAATACCAACAAAATTTTGATAAGAACAAAACGAAGTTTTTAACAGTTTTAGGTGGTTATCACGGTGATACATTTGGAGCTATGAGCGTTTGTGATCCGGTAAATGGAATGCATTTTTTATTTAAAGATTTTCTAGCGAAAAATTTATTTGCACCGCGTCCGAATTGTCCTTTTGACAAGCCTTTTGATAAAAAATGTTTAAGCGAATTTGATGAAATTTTCAGCGCTCATAAAGATGAAATCGCTGCGATTATTCTTGAGCCGATTGTTCAAGGGGCAGGCGGAATGTGGTTTTATCATCCGAAATTTTTAGAGCATTTGCGCGATATTTGTGATAAAAACGGTATTTTACTGATTTTTGACGAAATTGCTACAGGATTTGGACGAACAGGTAAAATGTTTGCTTACAATTATACGAATATAGTGCCTGATATAATCTGTATCGGAAAGGCGATGACGGGCGGTTTTATGAGTTTTGCCGCAACTTTGGCGAACAAAAAGACGGCTCATGGTATAAGTAAAAACGGCGGCGTTTTTATGCACGGACCGACATTTATGGCAAATCCTCTTGCTTGCGCCGTTGCGGTTAAAAATATAGAAATTCTGCAAGACTCAAATTTAGAGCAAAACGTTTCAAGAATAGAAAAAATTTTAAAAGAAAATTTAGCCAAATGCAAAGAAATAAGTAGCGTTGCTGATGTACGTGTTTTAGGTGCTATCGGCGTTGTAGAGATGAAAGAGTGTGTAAATGTCGAAGCTTTACAGGAATTTTTCATACAAAAAGGCGTTTTTATAAGACCGTTTGCTAAAAATATTTATATAATGCCACCTTTTATCACGCCGAATAATGATCTTTTAAAACTTTGTAACGCAATTTATGAAGCTATAAAACTTAAAAAATTTCAATTTTAA
- a CDS encoding sodium:solute symporter family protein: MIILIIYAVFLFGIGFWDFRKKDGLEGFLVANRSANATKIGFSIMASCIGASATIGLVANVAKFGFPAIWWLLAGAFGLSILAFVFAKKLRKTGALTLPQICEVYISKEARKISAVIITIAWFAILAAQFIATGKILAAFDVNNGVIIGAIVIVIYTMLGGQKSVIKSDVYQYLIVIISLIAVLIWMLMQPVNLFSNLKIEFVNDKFGYDLIFYYLLIQGLVYIIDPALFSRIFSAKDENTAFKGAIFGVAGMVFSAFLIVIIAFGTISLNDSKSGELLTTTLFNALPPVLGILLLLGLLSAIISSADTCLITASSIFCYDVLKSENIKIHRVFVLIFGAISYVLTIFGEEFGILDYLFAANDIFATGVVTALFFAIIFNGKTDKNIMLLAMVCGGACGLTAAISGDKIYSFIGVFTASFFSILAFLRVKFGQRKIYI, encoded by the coding sequence ATGATTATTTTGATTATTTATGCTGTTTTTCTTTTCGGTATAGGTTTTTGGGATTTTAGAAAAAAAGACGGGCTTGAGGGATTTTTAGTGGCAAATCGTAGTGCAAATGCCACTAAAATCGGATTTTCAATTATGGCGAGCTGTATCGGAGCCAGCGCTACGATAGGACTTGTGGCCAATGTGGCGAAATTCGGATTTCCTGCTATTTGGTGGCTTTTAGCAGGAGCTTTCGGACTTAGCATTTTGGCATTTGTTTTTGCTAAAAAACTTCGTAAAACCGGCGCTTTGACACTTCCGCAGATTTGCGAAGTATATATTTCAAAAGAGGCGAGAAAAATAAGCGCCGTCATTATAACTATCGCGTGGTTTGCCATTTTAGCGGCTCAATTTATCGCAACAGGTAAAATTTTAGCGGCTTTTGATGTAAATAACGGTGTAATTATAGGCGCTATCGTTATCGTCATCTACACGATGCTTGGCGGTCAAAAAAGCGTAATTAAAAGCGACGTTTATCAGTATTTAATCGTTATTATAAGTTTGATTGCAGTGCTTATCTGGATGTTGATGCAGCCCGTTAATCTTTTTTCAAATTTAAAAATCGAGTTTGTGAATGACAAATTCGGCTACGATTTGATTTTTTACTATTTGCTGATTCAAGGGCTTGTTTATATCATAGATCCTGCGCTTTTTTCGCGCATTTTTAGTGCAAAAGACGAAAATACCGCGTTTAAAGGCGCGATTTTTGGCGTAGCCGGAATGGTTTTTTCAGCATTTTTGATCGTTATTATCGCTTTCGGAACAATTTCTTTAAATGATTCAAAAAGTGGAGAATTGCTTACAACGACGCTTTTTAATGCACTTCCGCCGGTACTTGGAATTTTGCTTCTTTTAGGACTTCTTAGTGCCATTATAAGTTCGGCCGATACCTGTCTGATTACAGCTTCAAGCATATTTTGTTATGATGTTTTAAAAAGCGAAAATATCAAAATTCACAGAGTATTTGTTTTGATTTTTGGAGCGATTTCATATGTTTTAACTATTTTTGGTGAAGAATTCGGCATACTGGATTATCTATTCGCTGCAAATGATATTTTTGCGACGGGCGTTGTTACGGCACTGTTTTTTGCCATTATTTTTAACGGTAAAACGGATAAAAATATAATGTTGCTTGCTATGGTTTGCGGTGGAGCTTGCGGGCTTACAGCAGCAATCAGCGGTGATAAAATTTATAGTTTTATCGGCGTTTTTACGGCAAGCTTTTTTAGTATTTTAGCATTTTTAAGGGTAAAATTTGGACAAAGAAAGATATATATTTGA